In Thermoplasmata archaeon, one genomic interval encodes:
- a CDS encoding 30S ribosomal protein S13, giving the protein MPEDEETPAPEAPPSPAEGKKPEKPKKEKKEEKAEEPKVKAPKKLEGVKEDFRYIVRMASTDLDGTRSVAYALTAIDGVGIRVAEALADTVGVPRYERLGNLSEGQTDQIEATLGKLGEAFPEWMVNRPHDQETGLDLHAYGSDWSVRVRDDINRMKMIRSYKGVRHETGQKVRGQRTKSNGRTGLTVGVTKKAALAAQAAKKEEEGGKAKKEEKPAAATKEEKKE; this is encoded by the coding sequence ATGCCTGAGGATGAGGAAACCCCTGCACCGGAGGCGCCACCCTCGCCGGCCGAAGGCAAGAAGCCGGAGAAGCCGAAGAAGGAGAAGAAGGAGGAGAAGGCGGAGGAGCCGAAGGTCAAGGCGCCCAAGAAGCTCGAGGGCGTCAAGGAGGACTTCCGCTACATCGTCCGCATGGCGAGTACGGACCTGGACGGCACGCGCTCCGTCGCCTACGCGTTGACCGCGATCGACGGCGTCGGGATCCGCGTAGCGGAGGCCCTCGCGGACACGGTCGGCGTGCCGCGGTACGAGCGCCTCGGCAACCTCTCCGAGGGCCAGACGGACCAGATCGAGGCCACCCTGGGCAAGCTCGGCGAGGCGTTCCCGGAATGGATGGTGAACCGGCCCCACGACCAGGAGACGGGCCTCGACCTGCACGCGTACGGGTCCGACTGGTCCGTCCGGGTGCGGGACGACATCAACCGGATGAAGATGATCCGCTCCTACAAGGGCGTGCGCCACGAGACGGGCCAGAAGGTCCGCGGCCAGCGCACGAAGAGCAACGGCCGCACCGGGCTCACGGTCGGTGTGACGAAGAAGGCGGCGCTCGCCGCGCAGGCGGCCAAGAAGGAAGAGGAGGGCGGCAAGGCGAAGAAGGAGGAGAAGCCCGCCGCCGCCACCAAGGAAGAGAAGAAGGAGTGA